DNA from Homo sapiens chromosome 1, GRCh38.p14 Primary Assembly:
GCCCAATCAGGCCGCTTGCCCTGAGCCCTCAGGTCTGGACCCGGGCTCCCTGCCAGCCACACGAGCGCCCCCACTTGGTCAGGGAGAGGAGCTGCCTGGACAGATCTCGTTCGGCAGGGGTCCCAGGGTCCTAGTCCTCTCAATACTGGGGGCTGCTGCCACCATACCCATGTCTAATCAGGAGTGTGTATGCTGAGGGGGGAAGAGGGAGGCAACCAATCAAGGGAGCTCAACACTGAGAGGCCCAAtctgagacacacacagaggcccCTTGGAATGAGATCCCACAAAGGATGCTACAGACCAAGATCCCTCAGAGAACCCCAGGCTGAGGCCCCACACACAGAGGGGGATCCAGGTTGAGACCCCCAGAGAAGAGTCCTGGATTGAAATCCCTCTGTGGGTTCTCAGACTCCCAAGACTAAGTTTCTCACTGAGGGTCCTCTCAGTGAGGCCCCATGGAGGAGCCACAGACTAAGACCCCCTCAGCAGAATTCCCCCCTTACCGGGCTCAACCAGCACAGCCAGCCACAGGTACTGCAAGGCCCAGCTTGGGGTAAGACATCCAGTGTCCCTCCCAGGACCTCCTTCCCACCTCTTTCCCCTGCACCATCCACTGCTGCCTGGAGAGAAAGGAACGGGGCAAGCAAGGCTGGGAAAGAGACAAGGGCCGCCTgttccagcccaggagacagagggcGCCTCTGTCTGCTCCTGGCCCCTTGCCCCACAGGGTGTTCGTCTGTGAAGGGGTGGAGTCGGTGGGGGGGTCAGCGGGGGAGGGACTGTTGAAGACAGGTCTCCACACACAGCTCCAGCAGCCACATTTGCAACCTTGGCCATCTGTCCAGAACctgctcccacctcaggcccAGGCCAACCGTGAGTACCCTGCCCCACTGGGCTAGTCCCTGGCCTGCCAGCTTCAGGGAGAGGGGTCTTCAGAAGGGCTCCAAGAGGCTGGGGACCATAGCACTGTGGAGCACTGAGGATCTGGGAGGAGTCAGTCAGGGTGAGGGCAGTTTGGGATTTGGGGGAGACAGGGTTTGGAAGGTGGTGATGAGAGACAAATGAACTGAAGGTCGGAGAGAGAGCTGGCAGCTCAGCAAAGGAGGAAGCCAGTGGGGAACCCACCATGAGCTTCCTGACCGCCTGGCCCTCCCACAGGGAGCCCTCAAGTCCCTGCCAAGGccccctctgtctcccaggtgtTGGGAAGGGTCCCAGCCCTCCCCTGCCTCGCCTCCTGTGGGGTAAGAAGAGAGCAGATACAACAGCTGTTTCTGCCCCCACCTCTCCTGCCAGCCTTAGTCtctgccacccccaccctgccttgCCAAGAGCTCAGGTCCCGGGGGAGTCTGGGGGTGGCAGGGCAAAGCTCCCATGATATGGGGAAGCAGAGATGTAGGGTGCTGTGCCCCTTCCCAACTCGACCTCCACAGgacctcccctttctcctcctcccattTTTGGCCCAGACCTCTTGACTCCTCTTTCCCCCCATTCTTACCTCTTTGTTTCCCCATCTCCCCTGCCCCCAAGTCCTCTCAGAACTGCCACCACGTAAAATCCCAGGCTGCTTTAGGGCTCCAGGTGACCTCCAGCTGCCCCTCTGGCATGGAGCAGGTAATCAAGCTACCAGCACCCCTCCCTCAAGCACCCCTTATCCCCTCATCAGCCACAGCTTGGGTTCCATCTCCCCCATGTCTCTGTGACAACTGCTTCTCAGGTCCGGAGTTCAGATGACACTCACAAGGGCCCCATTGAAGAACTGGGATGTCATTCGATCAGGGGCCATTGTCCAGCCCCCTAGGCCTGGGGAAGGATGGGGACATCTGATCCGAGACACCTGAGCTGCCCCCTCTGGGGTTGTGGAAGGCCAGACTGTCCCAGGGCCAAGGGAAAGAGGCCCCCCGGCTTGGCAGTCTTCTCTCTCAACAGAccactcctttctcctttcttctcctacTCTCTCCCAGCCCCTTGAACTCAAAGGACCGCATGCTTTCAGCCCTTTCTCTCCCCCAACACACAGCAGCCCCATTCCCCTTGCTCCCACTATCCCCGAATCAACCAGGAGTGAGCAGTTGCAGGGACAACGCCTGCAGGTCTCCTCTCCCACTCCCTGGGAACTCTGGCTCCAAGGAAAAGGCTCAGACATTCCTCTCTCCCCTTCTGCCACCCACCAGATGGAAGGGATAATTTTGCAGAGGCAATGGGAGCATATCCCAAAGAAGCCAAAATGACATGTTCAGGAGAGAACAGAGTTGAAGGACCAAAAGGGGCCCCCAGCTGCTGACAGGAAACTCAGAGTCAGTGAGACCTCCCTCCCCCAGAAGGCGTACGCCACCCACTGGGGCTGCCATCCCCTCTACCAGGCTGACCGAGGGTACCAGACTGACTCCTTGCTAGGGGTGGGCAGCAGAAGGAAGGCTGTAGTGGACACCCCAGCCCACCACCCTCAACAGCAGAGCTTGGCTATGCTAGACAGGCAAGGTCCAGGGTAAAAATAGAGCCAGAGGAAGCATGGCCCAGTCCTGTGACCACCcctgcctgccccaccctcctCAATCCCTGCCTGGGCAGCCACTGCAGACATCTACCACAGGCCTCTGGAGCCAGCCCAGCTCCAACTGCTCTCTCTCCATGCCCCAACCCTGATTCCCTCTGGCTGGGGTACAGACTGAGGGACACAGAGAACAGGCCTGCACTTAGGTCTCTTGGGGTTTCCCTCACATTGTAAAATCTCAGGGAAAGATCAATTGCAGTAGGGCTCTAATCCCACAGCTATTTGAGCTGTCAGCCAGGGCCAGTCCTGAGGGTTCCCCTCACCTAGACCCCAGGTACTCCGGGCCTGGTCCTCAGCTCACTTCCATGATGGGGGTGGGTAGGTGCACTGCTGCAATGGGCTCTGAGCTGGAGACGGCGATGGAGACCCTCATCAACGTGTTCCACGCCCACTCGGGCAAAGAGGGGGACAAGTACAAGCTGAGCAAGAAGGAGCTGAAAGAGCTGCTGCAGACGGAGCTCTCTGGCTTCCTGGATGTGAGCATAGAGTGGTGGAGTGGGAGTGGAGTGGGTGAAGGTTGGGGGAATGGGGTGGACACCCCCTTGctatctccccaccccacctccagctCAGCCtagcctctttctttcctttcccaggCTTCTCTCCTGGGTTTTTCCAGGCTCCCCTACTCCTCCTGGGTCAAGTCAAAATGCCCTGGTTTATTGATCACCTGTTAAGTGTTAGGCCCTGTGTAGATTCATCAATAATAAGACACACAGACTTAGAAGGGAAAGATTGACACTTAAAAGTAAACCATGAACTCCAGGAAATACACAGAGCCTTAACAGATGTACCAGAAAGGGTTATGAGAGATTATTAACCTGATTGAAGTCAGATGGCTTTCCTGAAGAGGTGGCACTTGAACCATGGATTTCCATTGGAAGATTATCTGGGTAAATGCAGACATTTTAGGAGGAGGTAACTGAATGAACAAAAGCATGGGAGAAAGAAGAATGTGGAGCATGTCAGTAGTTTCATTCAACTGGCATGAAGGATGTAGAAAACTAGGCTGCTAAGGCTAACCAGGGCCCCAAAGTAAAGAAGCCTCAGGATACGGTAGAAAGTGCACCGGTTTTGAGGTTTTATTGgactgggttcaaattccagccctGCTACTTTCTAGCTGTGGGACTTTGGGCATATTTATTTAACCACCGATTACCAATTTGTTTCTTCTCTAGAATGGAAATAATGAAACATACCTCACATTATTTGTATTAGAATTAAATTAGACAGTGCTTGTAAAGCTCCTAGTGTAGTGCTTGCTTTATTATAGGCACTGAACATACGGTAACTGGTGTCATTATTATTCATTCTGCCAGGTGAAAGAGCTTATGCTGTAGGCAACAGAAGCCCTCAAGACCTTTGAGGAGGCCTAGAAGAGTCCCATAATTCAATGCAGTTCCTCTCGCTCATCTTTGCCTCCTGCTCCTCAACCACCCCCTTGCCTCTGACTCAGTGCTGTACCCTTCCCTATacacctccctcttcctctcctcccaccacAGGCCCAGAAGGATGTGGATGCTGTGGACAAGGTGATGAAGGAGCTAGACGAGAATGGAGACGGGGAGGTGGACTTCCAGGAGTATGTGGTGCTTGTGGCTGCTCTCACAGTGGCCTGTAACAATTTCTTCTGGGAGAACAGTTGAGCAGACAGCCACATTGGGCAGCGCCCTTCCTCTCCACCCTCCCAGACCTGCCTCTTCCCCCTGCTTCCACCTCACCCCACTTATCCCTCTCCATAACCCCACCcttgcccaccccacccccacccccaccaagggCGCAAGAGTAGCGGTCCAAGCCTGCAACTCATCTTTCATTAAAGGCTTCTCTCTCACCAGCCATCCGATGTCTGTCTCCTCTGGGATCTGGAAGTGGGTGGAGACGTGAAGACTGTTCACTCTCAACTCCCCTTATTTGGGGAAGTGTCTTATTTAGAAAGAGGTCAAGGTGCATTACATCTTCCTACTTGAGGAATGCTCAAGGTCCAGAAATGTGGGGGTTCAAGGTTCCAGTTGGAAGTCGAGGAGACATCAGCTTCTCAACTATAAAACCAGAGgaagaaataatcttttttttttttttttttttttggagacacagtctggctctgtcacccaggctggagggcagtggcacgatctcggctcactgcaacctccgcctcccaggttcaagcgattcacctgcctcagcctcccgagcagctgggactacaggcgcctgccaccacgcccggctaattttttgtatttttagtacagacggggtttcaccatgttggccaggatggtctcgatctcctgacctcgtgatccccccgcctcggcctcccaaagtgctgagattacaggcatgagccaccgcgctagGCCGAAAGAATCTTCTTTCAATCAACGAACATTTACTTAAGTGGTACTATGTGTAAACACTGTAGGAACTGAGGCTCCAGCATTAAGCAAAATAACCACGATCCTTACCCTCACATGGGTAAGGATGCTGGGCCATTacttacacacagacacacacaaacacatacacacacgcacacgcccAAGTGccaggaaggaaaatgaaagggTCTTGACG
Protein-coding regions in this window:
- the S100A13 gene encoding protein S100-A13 isoform X1; its protein translation is MHLDLFLNKTLPQIRGVESEQSSRLHPLPDPRGDRHRMADNLPMEIHGSSATSSGKPSDFNQAAVDGAGERGGKEVLGGTLDVLPQAGPCSTCGWLCWLSPNRPRKFDTSGLGSSSLLLPRCL
- the S100A1 gene encoding protein S100-A1, giving the protein MGSELETAMETLINVFHAHSGKEGDKYKLSKKELKELLQTELSGFLDAQKDVDAVDKVMKELDENGDGEVDFQEYVVLVAALTVACNNFFWENS